A part of Catenulispora sp. GP43 genomic DNA contains:
- a CDS encoding cold-shock protein, with protein MATGTVKWFNGEKGYGFIAQDGGGPDVFVHFSAIEGSGYRNLEENQPVEFEITQGPKGPQAEKVRALAQ; from the coding sequence ATGGCAACTGGCACGGTCAAGTGGTTCAACGGCGAGAAGGGCTACGGCTTCATCGCTCAGGACGGCGGCGGCCCGGACGTCTTCGTCCACTTCTCGGCCATCGAGGGCTCCGGTTACCGGAACCTCGAGGAGAACCAGCCGGTCGAGTTCGAGATCACCCAGGGTCCGAAGGGCCCGCAGGCGGAGAAGGTTCGGGCGCTCGCCCAGTAA
- a CDS encoding citrate/2-methylcitrate synthase, with the protein MTEKTPFHWKSDIAWKNRDRIVVRGYDVNELTGNLDFGQMLFLVLKGELPTEAQARITNAMMVSLAEHAMSPSSATVRFATSGGAELNGAVSAGVAAIGRLHGTADRPATMFLGVEQRAADEGIPMPEAAALTVQEMRARRENMPGYHHAQHIRDPRTVRLLELSDKWGISGTYVAVARAMEDATEPVFGRRLWINGPGAMGCIGLDAGYSPLEMKAMFITARSLSLCAHSIEESTRERGWRASENSDMVQPLSLQMQGPEWYDGPQDRVLPAGFGE; encoded by the coding sequence ATGACTGAGAAGACGCCCTTCCACTGGAAGTCCGACATCGCGTGGAAGAACCGCGACCGGATCGTGGTCCGCGGCTACGACGTGAACGAGCTCACCGGCAACCTGGACTTCGGCCAGATGCTGTTCCTGGTCCTCAAGGGCGAACTGCCGACCGAGGCGCAGGCGAGGATCACCAACGCGATGATGGTCTCGCTGGCCGAGCATGCGATGTCGCCCTCCTCGGCCACCGTCCGCTTCGCCACCTCCGGCGGCGCCGAGCTGAACGGCGCGGTGTCGGCCGGCGTCGCGGCGATCGGCCGCCTGCACGGCACGGCCGACCGCCCGGCGACCATGTTCCTCGGCGTGGAGCAGCGCGCGGCCGACGAAGGCATCCCGATGCCGGAGGCCGCGGCCCTGACCGTGCAGGAGATGCGCGCACGCCGCGAGAACATGCCCGGCTACCACCACGCGCAGCACATCCGCGACCCGCGCACGGTGCGCCTGCTGGAGCTCAGCGACAAGTGGGGGATCAGCGGGACGTACGTGGCCGTCGCCCGTGCCATGGAGGACGCCACCGAGCCGGTCTTCGGCCGCCGCCTGTGGATCAACGGGCCCGGCGCGATGGGCTGCATCGGCCTGGACGCGGGCTACTCGCCGCTGGAGATGAAGGCGATGTTCATCACCGCGCGGTCGCTGTCCCTGTGCGCACACTCGATCGAGGAGTCGACGCGCGAGAGGGGGTGGCGCGCCTCGGAGAACTCGGACATGGTGCAGCCGCTGTCGCTGCAGATGCAGGGGCCGGAGTGGTACGACGGGCCGCAGGACCGGGTGCTGCCGGCGGGGTTCGGGGAGTAG
- a CDS encoding CoA-transferase subunit beta: protein MSGSGSGPGSGLSGPGTGVPAAALPRELLVFEGARQIADGDCVIAGTGLPLLAGLVAQRTHAPSARLLIESGVVFPKVVPTPLSVVDPRIMHAPSKLGSLIESLGGFVQRGLVATGFLGGAQIDAHANINSTWIERGSGRVRLPGSGGANDIASHCATIVVLTSHEKRRFPERCDYITSPGFLDGPGARRRVGLNPVRVKVVTDLCVMEGDDTVGELTVTALMPGATVEDVLANTGFTPRVADRLAVVAAPSSEDLALLRDVLDPESRYFPERLKNGNTHD, encoded by the coding sequence GTGAGCGGGTCTGGTAGCGGACCTGGGAGCGGGCTTAGCGGGCCTGGGACGGGAGTCCCGGCCGCCGCGCTGCCGCGCGAACTGCTGGTGTTCGAGGGCGCGCGGCAGATCGCCGACGGCGACTGCGTGATCGCCGGCACCGGGCTGCCGCTGCTGGCCGGGCTGGTGGCGCAGCGGACGCACGCGCCGAGCGCCCGGCTGCTCATCGAGTCCGGCGTGGTGTTCCCGAAGGTGGTGCCCACGCCGCTGTCGGTGGTGGACCCGCGGATCATGCACGCGCCGAGCAAGCTGGGCTCGCTCATCGAGTCGCTCGGCGGATTCGTGCAGCGCGGGCTGGTGGCCACCGGGTTCCTGGGCGGCGCGCAGATCGACGCGCACGCCAACATCAACTCCACCTGGATCGAGCGCGGCAGCGGCCGGGTGCGGCTGCCCGGCAGCGGCGGCGCCAACGACATCGCGTCGCACTGCGCCACGATCGTGGTGCTCACCAGCCACGAGAAGCGACGCTTCCCGGAGCGCTGTGACTACATCACCTCGCCCGGCTTCCTGGACGGGCCCGGCGCCCGCAGGCGGGTCGGGCTGAACCCGGTGCGGGTGAAGGTGGTCACCGACCTGTGCGTGATGGAGGGCGACGACACGGTCGGCGAGCTGACCGTCACCGCACTCATGCCCGGCGCCACGGTCGAGGACGTGCTGGCGAACACCGGGTTCACCCCGAGGGTGGCCGACCGGCTGGCGGTGGTCGCCGCTCCCTCCTCCGAGGACCTCGCGCTGCTGCGCGACGTCCTGGACCCCGAGTCCCGCTATTTCCCGGAACGACTGAAGAACGGAAACACCCATGACTGA
- a CDS encoding CoA transferase subunit A gives MHQLLNPLGQAQVMSAAEAVQAFVEPGAVLGLGGQNINRCPMALVHEVVRQDIGDLTVVGCNLSLPLDHLVAAGLVARTEQGSGNLEKFGTLFSWRRAVEANRIEVRDYSHLSMASRFLAGAMGLPFMPVRSLLGSSVLERLVAEQDAVVTSDPWSGEPVVLVRACTPDVSLIHANAADADGNVVIDGVTSHEVDMVRASRHVIVSVEEVLPAGAFDDQPERVTISGAYISAVVEQPWGAWPTSVYRRYDYYESEIDGYQKRAKAGDEGPRAFLAEQVAAHADFDGYLAASDPGGSARAAMAEQMRRLL, from the coding sequence GTGCATCAGCTTCTGAATCCCCTGGGCCAGGCGCAGGTGATGAGCGCCGCCGAGGCGGTGCAGGCCTTCGTCGAGCCCGGCGCGGTGCTGGGCCTGGGCGGCCAGAACATCAACCGCTGCCCGATGGCGCTGGTGCACGAGGTGGTGCGGCAGGACATCGGCGACCTGACGGTCGTCGGCTGCAACCTGTCGCTGCCGCTGGACCACCTGGTCGCCGCCGGGCTCGTGGCCCGCACCGAGCAGGGCAGCGGCAACCTGGAGAAGTTCGGCACGCTGTTCAGCTGGCGGCGGGCGGTGGAGGCGAACCGCATCGAGGTGCGCGACTACTCGCACCTGTCGATGGCCTCCCGGTTCCTGGCCGGCGCGATGGGGCTGCCGTTCATGCCGGTGCGCTCGCTGCTGGGCTCCTCGGTGCTGGAGCGCCTCGTCGCCGAACAGGACGCGGTGGTCACCTCCGACCCCTGGAGCGGCGAGCCGGTGGTGCTGGTGCGCGCCTGCACCCCCGACGTCTCGCTGATCCACGCCAACGCCGCCGACGCCGACGGCAACGTGGTCATCGACGGCGTGACGAGCCACGAGGTGGACATGGTGCGGGCCTCGCGGCACGTGATCGTGTCGGTGGAGGAGGTGCTGCCGGCCGGGGCGTTCGACGACCAGCCCGAGCGCGTCACCATCTCCGGCGCGTACATCAGCGCGGTCGTGGAGCAGCCGTGGGGCGCGTGGCCGACCAGTGTGTATCGCAGGTACGACTACTACGAATCCGAGATCGACGGGTACCAGAAGCGGGCCAAGGCCGGCGACGAGGGCCCGCGGGCGTTCCTCGCCGAGCAGGTCGCGGCGCACGCCGATTTCGACGGCTATCTGGCCGCCAGCGATCCCGGCGGGTCGGCACGGGCCGCGATGGCCGAACAGATGCGGAGGCTGCTGTGA
- a CDS encoding aldehyde dehydrogenase yields MVDHLPVRPEHLGNFVGGVWGPAEAGGTRADVSPADTSDVLGRFADSTAADAVRAVDAATAALPAWRALGPIKRAEIVRRAERIIGEREDEFARAISREQGKLYKEALGEVRRGMAILDFTAGEGRRLNGHTTPAEEPRTVAMTFRQPIGVVGLITPWNFPLTIPIWKVAPALVAGCASVLKPSPFTPYSAALLVQAFADAGVPDGVLNLVQGDREPGEALTDDPRVAGISFTGSLPVGRAIHIAGAGRLMKTQLELGGKNAVLVLADADLDKAAAAIVFGAFGQAGQRCSATSRVVVDAAVKEALLEKVVAKAAALKVGNPFDPDAEVCPVVNEDRMTACLNAITKAQEAGAKVAVGGHRHTQGVPDGYYVQPTVLRDVPWDCEIAQEEIFGPVLSVIDCDGFEDAMRISNSVKYGMSGTIFTQNPAHIFEALERFEAGMLHVNRPGVGAYAHLPHMGAKQSQYGAPECSPEVWDFYTEWRSACISF; encoded by the coding sequence ATGGTTGATCATCTCCCTGTCCGCCCCGAACACCTCGGCAACTTCGTCGGCGGGGTCTGGGGCCCGGCCGAGGCCGGCGGCACCCGGGCCGACGTGAGTCCCGCCGACACCTCCGACGTGCTCGGCCGCTTCGCCGATTCCACGGCCGCCGATGCGGTGCGTGCGGTGGACGCCGCCACGGCCGCGCTGCCGGCCTGGCGGGCGCTGGGGCCGATCAAGCGGGCCGAGATCGTGCGCCGGGCCGAGCGGATCATCGGCGAGCGCGAGGACGAGTTCGCCCGGGCGATCAGCCGGGAGCAGGGCAAGCTCTACAAGGAGGCGCTGGGCGAGGTCCGGCGCGGGATGGCGATCCTGGACTTCACCGCCGGCGAGGGCCGCCGGCTCAACGGCCACACCACGCCGGCCGAGGAGCCGCGGACCGTCGCGATGACGTTCCGGCAGCCGATCGGCGTGGTCGGGCTGATCACGCCGTGGAACTTCCCGCTGACCATCCCGATCTGGAAGGTCGCGCCGGCACTGGTGGCCGGATGCGCCAGCGTCCTGAAGCCCTCGCCGTTCACCCCCTACTCCGCGGCGCTGCTGGTGCAGGCCTTCGCCGACGCCGGGGTCCCCGACGGCGTGCTGAACCTGGTGCAGGGCGACCGGGAGCCGGGCGAGGCGCTGACCGACGACCCGCGGGTGGCCGGCATCTCCTTCACCGGCTCGCTGCCGGTGGGGCGCGCGATCCACATCGCCGGCGCCGGCCGGCTGATGAAGACGCAGCTGGAGCTCGGCGGCAAGAACGCCGTCTTGGTGCTGGCCGACGCCGATCTGGACAAGGCCGCCGCGGCGATCGTGTTCGGGGCGTTCGGGCAGGCCGGGCAGCGGTGCTCGGCGACGTCCCGGGTGGTGGTCGACGCCGCCGTCAAGGAGGCGCTGTTGGAGAAGGTCGTAGCGAAGGCCGCCGCGCTGAAGGTCGGCAACCCCTTCGATCCGGACGCCGAGGTCTGCCCGGTCGTGAACGAGGACCGGATGACCGCGTGCCTGAACGCCATCACCAAGGCCCAGGAAGCCGGGGCGAAGGTCGCGGTCGGCGGCCACCGCCACACCCAGGGCGTCCCGGACGGCTACTACGTCCAGCCGACCGTGCTGCGCGACGTCCCCTGGGACTGCGAGATCGCGCAGGAGGAGATCTTCGGCCCGGTGCTGTCGGTCATCGACTGCGACGGCTTCGAGGACGCCATGCGCATCTCCAACTCGGTGAAGTACGGCATGTCCGGCACGATCTTCACGCAGAACCCGGCCCACATCTTCGAGGCGCTGGAACGCTTCGAGGCCGGCATGCTCCACGTCAACCGGCCCGGCGTCGGCGCCTACGCGCACCTGCCGCACATGGGCGCCAAGCAGTCGCAGTACGGCGCGCCGGAGTGCTCGCCGGAGGTCTGGGACTTCTACACCGAATGGCGGTCGGCGTGCATCAGCTTCTGA
- a CDS encoding 2-aminoethylphosphonate ABC transporter substrate-binding protein has product MSHVLSRPRTRRTGALIAVGGLALTGLTACASAKNTPAAGTSTATSAAAAATSCPALGAAAPTAPAKADGSGGQVTIYSADGLYDAKDDNNWYNQEFKKFTALTGIHVNYSEDGSGGVETKVDSEKSNPKADVIVTLPPFIQKAEASGLLQPYAPACVDKVDPSLVDKNGEWEAVMGNYLSFIYNTKALPDGPPKTWNDLLDPKFAKKLQYSTPGVAGDGTAVMIAAIHAFGDNRDSAWDFFKKLQSNNVGPSKSTGALESKVNTGDLLVANGDVQMNYVDSTTQYPNNKIFFPAGNDGKPSTFSLPYMAGLVKGAPNADNGKKLIDFLLSEGAQLDASKVAYGFPARTDIKPTDSNYAALNALMQGVTVFPVDWNEVAQNYNSDVKAWDTATGTPS; this is encoded by the coding sequence ATGTCGCACGTACTGTCCCGCCCGCGCACCCGCCGCACCGGCGCCCTGATCGCCGTCGGCGGACTGGCGCTGACCGGACTGACGGCTTGTGCTTCCGCCAAGAACACTCCCGCCGCCGGCACCAGCACCGCCACCTCCGCGGCGGCCGCGGCCACCTCCTGCCCGGCCCTCGGCGCCGCCGCGCCGACCGCGCCGGCCAAGGCCGACGGCTCCGGCGGCCAGGTGACCATCTACAGCGCCGACGGTTTGTACGACGCCAAGGACGACAACAACTGGTACAACCAGGAGTTCAAGAAGTTCACGGCCCTGACCGGCATCCACGTGAACTACTCCGAGGACGGCTCCGGCGGCGTGGAGACCAAGGTCGACTCCGAGAAGTCGAACCCGAAGGCCGACGTCATCGTCACCCTGCCGCCCTTCATCCAGAAGGCCGAGGCCTCCGGCCTGCTGCAGCCGTACGCCCCGGCCTGCGTCGACAAGGTCGACCCCTCGCTGGTGGACAAGAACGGCGAGTGGGAGGCGGTGATGGGCAACTACCTGTCCTTCATCTACAACACCAAGGCGCTGCCGGACGGCCCGCCGAAGACCTGGAACGACCTGCTGGACCCGAAGTTCGCCAAGAAGCTCCAGTACTCCACGCCCGGCGTGGCCGGCGACGGCACCGCGGTGATGATCGCGGCGATCCACGCCTTCGGCGACAACCGCGACTCCGCCTGGGACTTCTTCAAGAAGCTCCAGTCCAACAACGTCGGCCCGTCCAAGTCCACCGGCGCGCTGGAGAGCAAGGTCAACACCGGCGACCTGCTGGTGGCCAACGGCGACGTGCAGATGAACTACGTCGACAGCACGACGCAGTACCCGAACAACAAGATCTTCTTCCCGGCGGGCAACGACGGCAAGCCCAGCACCTTCTCGCTGCCGTACATGGCCGGCCTGGTCAAGGGCGCGCCGAACGCCGACAACGGCAAGAAGCTGATCGACTTCCTGCTCTCCGAGGGCGCGCAGCTGGACGCCTCCAAGGTGGCCTACGGCTTCCCGGCCCGCACCGACATCAAGCCCACCGACAGCAACTACGCGGCTCTGAACGCGCTGATGCAGGGCGTGACCGTGTTCCCGGTGGACTGGAACGAGGTCGCGCAGAACTACAACAGCGACGTCAAGGCCTGGGACACCGCGACCGGCACCCCGAGCTGA
- a CDS encoding ABC transporter ATP-binding protein, whose translation MAATEADPSARRSGPRSGGIRFDDVTVAYNGTVVLDSFTLDVAPGEVVALLGPSGSGKTTALRAVAGFVRPASGRVYAGGRDVTDLPPYKRGLGMVVQQYALFPHMRVEQNVAFGLKAQKVSKSEIPGRVAEALRMTGMAQYAKRYPRELSGGQQQRVAIARALAIEPAVLLLDEPLSALDAQLRSGMLAELARLHRELPDVSILYVTHDQIEALTLADRIAVMNDAKLVEVGTARDLYKRPGTEFAAGFVGNSNLLPVTVAECTPHADGSFRARVRITPDADPVTATCTEPAGAGEQRTLCLRPHFLGLAAADHHDNAFPGTVTEVQWRGSAHRIFTDVHGHEVRLDTNELRNPPAIGDEVWLHFSAEDAVLIPAQVAGGSR comes from the coding sequence ATGGCCGCCACCGAAGCCGACCCATCGGCCCGACGATCAGGACCCAGATCCGGAGGCATCCGCTTCGACGACGTGACAGTCGCCTACAACGGAACCGTCGTGCTCGACTCCTTCACGCTGGACGTCGCCCCCGGCGAGGTGGTCGCACTGCTCGGGCCCTCGGGCTCGGGCAAGACCACCGCGCTGCGGGCGGTCGCCGGCTTCGTGCGGCCCGCGTCCGGCCGCGTGTACGCCGGCGGCCGCGACGTCACCGACCTGCCGCCGTACAAGCGCGGCCTGGGCATGGTGGTGCAGCAGTACGCACTGTTCCCGCACATGCGCGTGGAACAGAACGTCGCCTTCGGCCTGAAGGCACAGAAGGTTTCCAAGTCCGAGATCCCCGGCCGCGTCGCCGAGGCCCTGCGCATGACCGGCATGGCGCAGTACGCCAAGCGCTACCCGCGCGAACTGTCCGGCGGCCAGCAGCAGCGTGTGGCGATCGCCCGCGCCCTGGCCATCGAGCCCGCGGTCCTGCTGCTGGACGAGCCGCTGTCGGCACTGGACGCACAGCTGCGCAGCGGAATGCTCGCCGAACTGGCGCGCCTGCACCGCGAACTGCCGGATGTCAGCATCCTGTATGTCACGCACGACCAGATCGAGGCCCTGACCCTGGCCGACCGCATCGCGGTGATGAACGACGCGAAGCTGGTCGAGGTCGGCACGGCGCGGGACCTGTACAAGCGGCCCGGCACGGAGTTCGCGGCCGGCTTCGTGGGCAACTCGAACCTGCTGCCGGTGACGGTCGCGGAGTGCACGCCGCACGCCGACGGGTCGTTCCGGGCCCGGGTGCGGATCACGCCGGACGCCGACCCGGTGACGGCCACCTGCACCGAGCCGGCCGGGGCCGGCGAGCAGCGGACGCTGTGCCTGCGGCCGCACTTCCTCGGTCTGGCCGCCGCCGACCACCACGACAACGCCTTCCCGGGCACCGTGACCGAGGTGCAGTGGCGAGGCTCGGCGCACCGGATCTTCACCGACGTGCACGGCCACGAGGTGCGGCTGGACACCAACGAGCTGCGGAACCCGCCGGCGATCGGCGATGAGGTGTGGCTGCACTTCTCGGCCGAGGACGCGGTGCTGATCCCGGCACAGGTTGCGGGCGGCTCCCGATGA
- a CDS encoding 2-aminoethylphosphonate ABC transporter permease subunit, translating to MTAVTELPPASPVTPGNRGAALANKPRRSTAWLWSTPPVLLLGAAFLYPLYLVVKQAIEGSPPDPSNPFKVTTSFSDTLKDPGTRTVIKNTIQMAVYSTAGCLVLGFLLALIIAFVPFPGAKAVSRFIDVFLSFPSFLITVSIMFLYGRVGMVNHIAASLTGGRHDTPINFVEYSPWGIWLAELIYFTPFVMRPLLTAFSQIDTGQLEVAASLGARAGRVVVQVILPEALPALFAGGSLVLMLTMNEYGIVSFTGAKYQTLPVLIENFAKEQTNYAGACALAVINIVLSLALFTGYRVLLARMSGGRRAAVHA from the coding sequence ATGACCGCCGTCACCGAACTCCCTCCTGCCTCGCCGGTGACGCCCGGCAACCGTGGCGCGGCGCTCGCCAACAAGCCCCGCCGCTCCACCGCCTGGCTCTGGTCCACTCCCCCGGTCCTGTTGCTCGGCGCAGCTTTCCTGTATCCGCTCTACCTCGTCGTCAAGCAGGCGATCGAGGGCAGCCCGCCGGATCCGAGCAATCCCTTCAAGGTGACCACGTCCTTCTCCGACACCCTGAAGGACCCGGGCACCCGGACCGTCATCAAGAACACGATCCAGATGGCCGTCTACTCCACGGCTGGCTGCCTCGTCCTGGGCTTCCTGCTCGCGCTGATCATCGCGTTCGTGCCGTTCCCCGGCGCCAAGGCGGTGTCGCGCTTCATCGACGTGTTCCTGTCGTTCCCGTCGTTCCTGATCACCGTGTCGATCATGTTCCTGTACGGCCGGGTCGGCATGGTGAACCACATCGCCGCCTCGCTGACCGGCGGGCGGCACGACACGCCGATCAACTTCGTCGAGTACTCGCCGTGGGGCATCTGGCTGGCCGAGCTGATCTACTTCACGCCGTTCGTGATGCGGCCGCTGCTGACCGCGTTCTCGCAGATCGACACCGGGCAGCTGGAGGTCGCCGCCTCGCTCGGGGCCCGGGCCGGCCGCGTCGTCGTGCAGGTGATCCTGCCCGAGGCGCTGCCCGCGCTGTTCGCCGGCGGCTCGCTGGTGCTGATGCTGACGATGAACGAGTACGGCATCGTCTCCTTCACCGGCGCCAAGTACCAGACACTCCCGGTGCTCATCGAGAACTTCGCCAAGGAGCAGACCAACTACGCCGGGGCGTGCGCCCTGGCCGTCATCAACATCGTGCTGTCGCTGGCGCTGTTCACCGGCTACCGCGTCCTGCTCGCCCGGATGTCTGGAGGCCGCCGTGCTGCTGTACACGCGTAG
- a CDS encoding ABC transporter permease, which yields MLLYTRRSQRIAWAVFGFFFLLLFGLPFGVLVLAAFTRQWNGAFPSSYTFSNITAAFHTDPLDGLETSLITALLSSVIALVVGTWAALALDAVRNRAGKTLVQTVFMLPIAVPSVVVGLALLVAFSQGPVLLNGTNTIVVMAHAILVTAYAFQQVSAAVTRLDPAFEQAAASLGARPYYTLLRVKLPLLLPALTGSLALCFALSMGELGATAMVYSADWTTLPLRIYALDDRGHQFVAAAVTAVMMTITLAVLLVFSRIRTRANYR from the coding sequence GTGCTGCTGTACACGCGTAGATCGCAGCGGATCGCGTGGGCGGTCTTCGGGTTCTTCTTCCTGCTGCTGTTCGGGCTGCCGTTCGGCGTGCTGGTCCTGGCGGCCTTCACCCGGCAGTGGAACGGCGCCTTCCCCTCCTCCTACACGTTCTCCAACATCACCGCGGCCTTCCACACCGACCCGCTCGACGGCCTGGAGACCTCGCTGATCACCGCGCTGCTGTCCAGCGTGATCGCGCTGGTGGTCGGGACGTGGGCGGCCCTGGCCCTGGACGCGGTCCGCAACCGCGCCGGCAAGACGCTGGTCCAGACGGTGTTCATGCTGCCGATCGCGGTCCCGTCGGTGGTCGTCGGCCTGGCCCTGCTGGTCGCGTTCTCGCAGGGCCCGGTCCTGCTGAACGGCACCAACACCATCGTGGTGATGGCGCACGCGATCCTGGTCACCGCCTACGCCTTCCAGCAGGTCTCGGCGGCGGTGACGCGCCTGGACCCGGCGTTCGAACAAGCAGCGGCCTCGCTCGGCGCGCGGCCGTACTACACGCTGCTGCGGGTGAAACTGCCGCTGCTGCTGCCGGCGCTGACCGGCTCGCTGGCGCTGTGCTTCGCGCTGTCGATGGGCGAACTCGGCGCCACGGCGATGGTGTACTCGGCCGACTGGACGACGCTGCCGCTGCGCATCTACGCGCTGGACGACCGCGGGCACCAGTTCGTCGCGGCGGCGGTGACCGCGGTGATGATGACGATCACCTTGGCGGTGCTGCTGGTGTTCTCGCGGATTCGGACACGCGCGAACTATCGGT